A portion of the Candidatus Woesearchaeota archaeon genome contains these proteins:
- a CDS encoding phosphotransferase — translation MRTSRQEITQVLSRYNLGELERYKTIKDGLMNLNAEVRTTKGRFVLRKHAIKQFENPNTKAESIRYEHDILKYLYQNNFSVPVPVKNELGGTFTMKGDHFFTLFSFIDGRGFYEDLFKGTKDEINQRVHTRIIESVKHLVKYHEVISKKKIKDKPKNMDVSCLSFDMLQTIWQDCECGESFLSLIEQNEEQSGFDQFVKKNSRYLKKNYKKLKKHSKSLNYRRKDVITIHADFHEGNIIYDQDQVKAVIDFDNSHTDLRQYDLIKSMYYFATINKDQEFNFDQAKFFLKLYFKNARKYGRGFKLESKDIPFFLRLDLMDTYMFCLNKIYKEQSDPTMMSMAIEAIEQLKWVDKNEKALRNL, via the coding sequence ATGAGAACAAGTAGGCAAGAAATAACGCAAGTTCTAAGTAGATATAATTTGGGAGAATTAGAAAGATACAAAACGATAAAAGATGGTTTGATGAATCTTAATGCGGAAGTTAGAACAACTAAAGGCAGATTTGTTTTGCGAAAACATGCAATAAAACAATTTGAGAATCCTAATACAAAAGCCGAATCAATAAGATATGAACATGATATTTTAAAATATCTTTACCAAAATAATTTTTCAGTTCCGGTGCCTGTGAAAAATGAATTAGGTGGGACATTTACTATGAAGGGGGATCACTTCTTTACTTTATTTTCATTTATAGATGGCAGGGGATTTTATGAAGATTTATTTAAGGGAACTAAAGATGAAATCAATCAAAGAGTTCATACCAGAATAATTGAATCAGTAAAACACTTAGTAAAATATCATGAAGTTATTAGTAAAAAGAAAATTAAAGATAAACCTAAAAATATGGATGTGAGTTGTTTATCGTTTGATATGTTGCAAACAATATGGCAAGATTGTGAATGTGGAGAATCATTTTTATCATTAATTGAACAAAATGAAGAGCAAAGTGGATTTGATCAGTTTGTTAAAAAGAATAGCAGATATTTAAAAAAGAATTATAAAAAATTAAAAAAACATAGTAAATCATTAAATTATCGTCGAAAAGATGTTATTACTATACATGCTGATTTTCATGAAGGAAATATAATTTATGATCAAGATCAAGTAAAAGCAGTTATTGATTTTGACAATAGTCATACTGATTTAAGACAATATGATTTGATTAAAAGCATGTATTATTTTGCAACGATAAATAAAGATCAAGAATTTAATTTTGATCAAGCAAAATTCTTTTTAAAATTATATTTTAAAAATGCTAGAAAATATGGTCGAGGATTTAAATTAGAAAGTAAAGACATACCATTTTTTCTTAGATTGGACCTCATGGATACATACATGTTTTGTTTAAATAAAATATACAAAGAACAGTCTGATCCAACAATGATGAGTATGGCAATTGAAGCAATAGAACAATTAAAATGGGTTGATAAAAACGAAAAAGCACTCCGAAATTTATGA
- a CDS encoding YhbY family RNA-binding protein produces MISKEQKKEFKTKSKALTAIIRIGKNGITENLLNELITHLKNRGLIKVKLLMSFVDSLDNARAEKKAFANKLATQTNSELIDLIGNVIVLYKRIDMRKALSRRSSSRSSARAKGTLKSSGAKPASRSAAKPRIVSKPKSKASAKASSTSVGRTVANPRTRAGSKSKPGSKSKPKFGSKPAPKPKRPKRGGTNKSKNRKMLTKKGW; encoded by the coding sequence ATGATATCAAAAGAACAAAAAAAAGAATTCAAAACAAAATCAAAGGCTTTAACTGCAATAATTAGAATAGGAAAAAATGGCATAACTGAAAATTTGCTTAATGAATTAATAACTCATTTAAAAAATAGAGGCCTCATTAAAGTAAAACTTTTGATGTCTTTTGTTGATTCATTAGATAATGCACGTGCTGAAAAAAAAGCATTTGCAAATAAGTTAGCTACTCAAACAAATTCAGAATTAATTGATTTAATTGGTAATGTTATTGTTTTGTATAAGCGAATTGATATGAGAAAAGCACTTTCTCGCAGATCAAGTTCTAGATCTAGTGCTCGAGCAAAAGGTACGTTAAAATCTTCAGGAGCTAAACCTGCATCTAGATCTGCTGCTAAACCGCGAATTGTATCAAAACCAAAAAGTAAAGCTTCAGCAAAAGCATCATCTACGTCTGTTGGACGAACTGTTGCAAATCCAAGAACTCGCGCAGGATCAAAATCTAAACCAGGATCAAAATCTAAACCTAAGTTTGGATCAAAACCTGCACCTAAACCTAAGCGGCCAAAACGTGGGGGCACTAATAAATCAAAAAATCGAAAAATGCTTACTAAAAAAGGTTGGTAA
- a CDS encoding NAD(P)H-hydrate epimerase — protein MITTAEMIELENQAELNGMSKLDLMEKAGEAISEEIQKRYDKDQRILFMCFHGNNGGDGFVAARYLADCGYKVKLSFIGDASSLKFEAETNLKRLYEIQKEENKEIFVKSVADLKCDVVVDALLGIGVEGELREPITTAVQWINSRKVEKISIDVPTGVNPDTGEYSEQSINADLIIAIHDTKPGLEQFGKKVVVADIGLGVF, from the coding sequence ATGATAACAACCGCTGAGATGATTGAATTAGAAAATCAAGCAGAATTAAATGGGATGTCTAAACTTGACTTGATGGAAAAAGCAGGCGAGGCTATTTCTGAGGAAATTCAAAAACGTTATGATAAAGATCAAAGAATTTTATTTATGTGTTTTCATGGCAATAATGGTGGAGATGGTTTTGTTGCGGCAAGATACTTGGCTGACTGTGGATATAAGGTTAAATTAAGTTTTATAGGTGATGCAAGTAGTTTAAAATTTGAAGCAGAAACTAATCTTAAAAGATTGTATGAAATTCAAAAAGAAGAAAACAAAGAAATTTTTGTAAAATCGGTTGCTGATTTGAAGTGTGACGTTGTTGTTGATGCATTACTTGGCATTGGTGTTGAAGGTGAATTAAGAGAACCAATTACCACTGCAGTTCAATGGATTAATTCAAGAAAAGTAGAAAAGATTTCAATTGATGTTCCAACAGGAGTTAATCCTGATACTGGAGAATATTCTGAACAAAGTATTAATGCAGATTTAATAATTGCTATTCATGATACAAAACCTGGGCTAGAACAGTTTGGAAAAAAAGTTGTGGTTGCAGATATTGGACTTGGCGTGTTTTAG
- a CDS encoding NAD(P)H-hydrate dehydratase, whose product MVVIKKSDFMKTKRKLVRKLDSHKGQNGRVLVVGGSKEFVGAVGLAGIAALRTGSDLVSIAAPSNVSWALNKFSLDLITHKFKGDYLNVSHTKKILTLIQNCDVVLIGPGLGLRSGKSVGKTLVKNLLKNKSCLGVIDADAIKLVKLDLICDCVITPHRTEFEILLKNSGKTVLLEEIKDRKNSLKLAKLIQVRLRDFFGLGNVILLKGQIDLIISKNQILVNKGGNPGMTVGGSGDILAGICAGFISQTEDLFMSAGLASYECKKIGDLLFKKTGYGLGFVASDFINEIKQLKLRSVKSKKIQAKSYIKSNLVKSKLVKSKLVKSKLVKSKLVKSKLIKPKSVKSKLVKPKLVKSTKRRVKK is encoded by the coding sequence ATGGTTGTAATAAAAAAATCAGATTTTATGAAAACAAAGCGTAAGCTTGTGAGGAAATTAGATTCACATAAAGGACAAAATGGACGTGTCCTGGTTGTAGGCGGGAGTAAAGAGTTTGTTGGAGCAGTAGGTTTAGCAGGAATTGCAGCACTCAGAACTGGATCAGATCTAGTATCTATTGCTGCTCCATCAAATGTTTCTTGGGCACTTAATAAATTTAGTTTAGATCTCATAACTCATAAATTTAAAGGAGATTATTTGAATGTAAGTCATACAAAAAAAATATTAACTTTGATTCAAAATTGCGATGTTGTTTTAATCGGACCTGGTTTGGGTTTGCGATCTGGCAAGAGTGTAGGGAAGACGCTTGTAAAGAATTTGCTTAAAAATAAATCCTGTCTTGGAGTAATTGATGCTGATGCAATTAAATTAGTTAAGTTAGATTTAATTTGTGATTGTGTAATTACGCCTCATAGAACTGAATTTGAAATATTGCTCAAAAATTCAGGTAAAACAGTTTTATTAGAAGAAATTAAAGATCGTAAAAATTCATTAAAATTGGCAAAACTTATTCAAGTAAGACTAAGAGATTTTTTTGGTTTAGGAAATGTTATTTTACTAAAAGGACAAATAGATTTGATCATCTCTAAAAACCAGATTTTAGTTAATAAAGGTGGAAATCCTGGAATGACTGTTGGTGGTTCTGGAGATATTCTGGCTGGCATTTGTGCTGGCTTTATTTCACAAACAGAAGACTTATTTATGAGTGCTGGACTTGCAAGTTATGAATGTAAAAAAATTGGAGATTTGCTATTTAAAAAAACAGGTTATGGGCTAGGATTTGTTGCTAGTGATTTTATTAACGAAATTAAACAGTTAAAATTAAGATCTGTTAAATCTAAAAAAATTCAGGCTAAATCATATATTAAATCTAATTTAGTTAAGTCTAAATTAGTTAAGTCTAAATTAGTTAAATCTAAATTAGTTAAATCTAAATTAGTTAAATCTAAATTAATTAAACCTAAATCAGTTAAATCTAAATTAGTTAAACCCAAATTGGTTAAATCCACTAAAAGGAGAGTGAAGAAATGA
- a CDS encoding Lrp/AsnC family transcriptional regulator, producing MEKMNSKQEKILSILDKDARLSHSKISQLCGVPKSVVTYNINQLIQTQIIKGFTTLIDHSALGFVELRGYITTYDTNIDKEKKFIDYLKKLKNTGVVVKSAGDYSIVVSFYTNNLSNFWVEWFDILKLHKEVINKYFFNIIIEKQMFPFFADIQKRTSSQFIIGNKKAQEIDDTDKKLIDFLTKNCRQPIHEMANALNLKSSSIIYRIKRLESKNIILGYYTIFDLSKLNKEYCRVHFQFDNLLKFDNLILNLKSTSQVLSFAKTIGAGNELEVDFVVDNLDELIKTINNFREKFPGLIRGYKYFRIIDIYKWNHKPNF from the coding sequence ATGGAAAAAATGAATTCAAAACAAGAGAAAATCCTATCCATACTAGACAAAGATGCTCGTTTAAGCCACTCTAAGATAAGTCAATTATGCGGAGTACCTAAAAGCGTAGTTACCTATAACATAAATCAACTGATACAAACTCAAATCATCAAAGGATTTACCACTTTAATTGATCATTCAGCATTAGGTTTTGTTGAATTAAGAGGATACATAACAACTTATGATACTAATATAGACAAAGAAAAAAAATTTATCGATTATTTAAAAAAATTAAAAAATACAGGAGTAGTTGTTAAAAGCGCAGGAGATTATAGCATAGTGGTTAGTTTCTACACAAACAATCTTTCTAATTTCTGGGTTGAATGGTTCGATATTCTTAAATTACACAAAGAAGTTATTAACAAATATTTTTTTAATATAATTATTGAAAAGCAAATGTTTCCGTTTTTTGCAGATATCCAAAAAAGAACTAGTTCTCAATTTATTATTGGAAATAAAAAAGCTCAAGAAATTGATGATACTGATAAAAAATTAATTGATTTTTTAACAAAAAATTGCAGGCAACCAATTCATGAAATGGCAAACGCATTAAATCTTAAAAGTAGTTCAATTATTTATCGCATTAAAAGATTAGAATCAAAAAATATCATTTTAGGATATTATACCATATTTGATTTATCAAAATTAAATAAAGAATATTGCAGAGTTCACTTCCAATTTGATAATCTGTTAAAATTTGATAATTTAATATTAAACTTAAAATCAACATCACAAGTTTTAAGTTTTGCAAAAACAATTGGTGCAGGAAATGAACTCGAAGTTGATTTTGTAGTTGATAATCTAGATGAGCTAATTAAAACAATAAATAATTTTAGAGAAAAATTTCCTGGCTTAATTAGAGGATATAAATATTTTAGAATAATTGATATTTACAAATGGAACCACAAACCTAATTTTTAA
- a CDS encoding HIT family protein, with translation MNYKNHAPNQIKKKSNCIFCDREKVNSELLFETSNFYVKHGLCLISPGHVMIIPKKHFKCFGELPDYLDEEFLELKQKLIKFITKHFSEPFLIEQGNWAQSVFHAHIHLIPHKTKNHDINIIQEMVIPSKIPFKKTTWKEIKEIYEKENGYVMYEQNNQLIICDIKGIDENSTKHHKYLSYRGFLTKIVGLKHILDWRIMTEEDKIIDQEKIKLTKKIFNKLNTQSKLNLKSESNILFTAEQSQIPQ, from the coding sequence ATGAATTACAAAAATCACGCACCAAATCAAATTAAAAAAAAATCAAATTGTATTTTTTGTGATCGAGAAAAAGTAAATAGTGAACTCCTTTTTGAAACATCAAATTTTTATGTTAAACACGGACTTTGTCTAATCTCCCCCGGACATGTTATGATTATCCCAAAAAAACATTTTAAATGTTTTGGCGAACTTCCAGATTACCTCGATGAAGAATTTTTAGAATTAAAACAAAAATTAATCAAATTTATAACCAAACATTTCTCAGAACCATTCCTAATAGAACAAGGAAATTGGGCTCAAAGTGTTTTTCACGCACACATCCATTTAATTCCGCACAAAACTAAAAACCATGACATAAATATCATACAAGAAATGGTCATCCCAAGTAAAATACCATTCAAAAAAACTACTTGGAAAGAAATAAAAGAAATTTATGAAAAAGAGAATGGATATGTAATGTATGAACAAAACAACCAATTAATCATTTGCGACATTAAAGGAATTGATGAAAATTCAACAAAACATCACAAATATCTAAGTTATAGAGGATTCCTAACTAAAATTGTCGGATTAAAACACATTTTAGACTGGAGAATCATGACAGAAGAAGATAAAATAATTGATCAAGAAAAAATTAAATTAACAAAAAAAATATTCAACAAATTAAATACCCAATCAAAACTAAATTTAAAATCAGAATCAAATATACTGTTTACCGCAGAACAATCTCAAATTCCACAATAA
- a CDS encoding diphthine--ammonia ligase, with product MCGILGVVDSETVKDKLVLTVKNGLKLIQYRGRDGSDIKYVDSVCIGHVLHSVVDCKNEPVLQPFEFGSGDEKVVFAANCEIYNWQELCLKYKIKAKNDAELIFKLIQQKGIDNLDSILKELDGVYAFVYFSDKKIYLARDLIGIKPLWYSPVKKFSFSSEKKALEKIGYVNVLELNPRKILIYDLSTQKISFKEREYFKIEPELQSSFEEIQKKVDDLLHKAILKRVPNKKFALLFSGGIDSTIIAWILKQKGYEFDCYTTVFEDPALKEPEDLFYAKKIAAQIGLNLKIIKIKIGDVEKYLKKIVPLIEDSNVVKVGVALTFFAACEQASKDGNKVIFSGLGSEEIFAGYNRHKQSQNVNNECLSGLIKIYERDLYRDDVITMFNHLELRLPLLDCNLAEYALKIPAKYKICEGHEKFVLRSVALKLGLSEEFVYRRKKAAQYGSNLHKALIKLTKKNGFKLKSEYLRQFYPEHNVNLGALISSGKDGIYAAWTMLRQNYKLGCFITIKSENSESFMFHYPAIDLVKLQAESMNVPLIIQETKGEKEKELDDLKTALILAKEKYGIQGVVSGALFSNYQRKRIETICDCLGLKIFSPLWHINQEVEMKQILDSGFKFMMTRVAAEGLDESWLGREIYYSDVDKLAEFDSKFGFNVAGEGGEFESLMLDGPIFEKSIKIIKSRKEMEAKNCGDLIVEKAELVDK from the coding sequence ATGTGTGGAATTTTAGGTGTTGTGGATTCAGAAACTGTTAAAGACAAGTTAGTTTTAACTGTAAAAAACGGATTAAAATTAATTCAATATAGGGGCAGGGATGGATCTGATATTAAATATGTTGATTCGGTTTGTATTGGTCATGTTCTTCATTCGGTTGTTGATTGTAAAAATGAGCCAGTATTGCAGCCATTTGAATTTGGTAGTGGTGATGAAAAAGTAGTATTTGCGGCTAATTGTGAAATATATAATTGGCAAGAACTTTGTTTGAAATATAAAATTAAAGCAAAAAATGATGCAGAATTAATTTTTAAATTAATTCAACAAAAAGGAATTGATAATTTGGATTCAATTTTAAAAGAACTTGATGGAGTTTATGCGTTTGTATATTTTTCTGATAAAAAAATTTATTTAGCTCGAGATTTAATTGGAATAAAACCTTTATGGTATAGTCCAGTAAAAAAGTTTTCTTTTAGCTCAGAAAAAAAAGCATTAGAAAAAATTGGATATGTTAATGTACTCGAACTTAATCCTAGAAAAATTTTAATTTATGATTTAAGTACGCAAAAAATTAGTTTTAAAGAACGCGAATATTTTAAAATAGAACCTGAATTACAATCTAGTTTTGAAGAAATTCAAAAAAAGGTAGATGATTTATTGCATAAAGCAATTCTTAAAAGAGTTCCTAATAAAAAATTTGCATTACTTTTTTCAGGAGGGATTGATTCTACAATAATTGCTTGGATTCTAAAACAAAAAGGATATGAATTTGATTGTTATACAACAGTTTTTGAGGATCCTGCATTAAAAGAACCTGAAGATTTATTTTATGCTAAAAAAATTGCAGCACAAATTGGACTTAACCTAAAAATAATTAAAATTAAAATAGGTGATGTTGAAAAATATTTAAAGAAAATAGTTCCATTAATTGAAGATTCTAATGTTGTAAAAGTGGGTGTTGCATTAACTTTTTTTGCAGCATGTGAACAAGCAAGTAAAGATGGAAATAAAGTAATATTTTCGGGGCTTGGTAGTGAAGAAATATTTGCAGGATATAATCGACATAAACAAAGTCAAAATGTGAATAATGAATGTCTTTCTGGACTCATAAAAATTTATGAGCGTGATCTTTATCGTGATGATGTGATAACTATGTTTAATCATCTTGAGTTAAGATTGCCTTTACTTGATTGTAATTTGGCAGAATATGCACTTAAAATTCCTGCTAAATACAAAATTTGTGAAGGTCATGAAAAATTTGTGTTGCGTTCAGTTGCTTTAAAATTAGGACTTTCTGAAGAGTTTGTTTATCGACGGAAAAAAGCAGCACAATATGGATCTAATTTACATAAAGCATTAATTAAATTAACTAAAAAAAATGGGTTTAAATTAAAATCTGAATATCTGCGTCAATTTTATCCTGAACATAATGTTAATTTAGGTGCGCTTATTAGTTCTGGAAAAGATGGGATTTATGCTGCGTGGACTATGCTTCGTCAAAATTATAAACTTGGATGTTTTATTACAATAAAAAGTGAAAATTCCGAATCATTTATGTTTCATTATCCTGCAATTGATTTGGTAAAATTACAAGCAGAGTCGATGAACGTTCCTTTAATTATTCAAGAAACAAAAGGCGAAAAAGAAAAAGAGTTGGATGATTTGAAAACTGCATTAATTCTTGCTAAAGAAAAATATGGGATTCAAGGGGTCGTAAGTGGAGCTTTGTTTTCGAATTATCAACGAAAAAGAATAGAAACAATTTGTGATTGCCTTGGATTAAAAATATTTTCGCCGTTATGGCATATTAATCAAGAAGTTGAAATGAAACAAATACTAGATTCCGGATTTAAATTTATGATGACTCGAGTTGCAGCAGAAGGTTTAGACGAAAGTTGGTTGGGTAGGGAAATTTATTATTCTGATGTTGATAAATTAGCAGAATTTGATTCTAAATTTGGGTTTAATGTTGCGGGCGAAGGAGGAGAATTTGAAAGTTTGATGCTTGATGGACCTATTTTTGAAAAATCTATAAAAATTATTAAATCTCGCAAAGAAATGGAAGCAAAAAATTGCGGTGATTTAATTGTTGAAAAAGCAGAATTAGTTGATAAATAA
- a CDS encoding histidine phosphatase family protein, whose amino-acid sequence MNNTIIFWRHAKTLKDSSIPVSQWILTEDGVKNAQEVAETKVFDDVDIIITSTEPKAYETALPVATRLKKEIIRIPELSEINRDKGKMMSKDEYDFMKKKIFEDLDYTDHGWETCNSALNRFSTAVKKIDEQYENKRILIVAHGTVMSLFFASLQGKLDNLMSRWKGLGFCDFGIVKDNKVLKDVI is encoded by the coding sequence ATGAATAACACAATTATTTTTTGGAGACACGCAAAAACATTGAAAGATAGTTCAATTCCAGTTAGTCAATGGATTCTTACAGAAGACGGAGTAAAAAATGCTCAAGAAGTGGCAGAAACTAAAGTTTTTGATGATGTTGATATTATAATTACTTCTACAGAACCTAAAGCGTATGAAACCGCACTTCCAGTTGCAACTAGACTTAAAAAAGAGATTATTAGAATTCCAGAACTTAGTGAAATCAATAGAGATAAAGGCAAAATGATGTCTAAAGATGAATATGATTTCATGAAAAAAAAGATTTTTGAGGATTTAGATTACACAGATCATGGCTGGGAAACTTGCAATAGTGCTTTAAATCGATTTTCTACTGCAGTAAAAAAAATAGATGAACAATATGAAAATAAAAGAATTCTTATTGTGGCTCACGGAACTGTCATGAGTTTATTTTTTGCATCTCTTCAAGGCAAACTTGATAACTTAATGAGTCGTTGGAAAGGTCTTGGTTTTTGTGACTTTGGAATTGTTAAAGATAACAAAGTGTTAAAAGATGTTATATAA
- a CDS encoding carboxypeptidase M32, giving the protein MKLKAKTKTKLVSKQILVTKIKELKEKDKELKLLLGVSALLHWDRATQMPVSAVEERGDQLAYLGVLAHSKATDSKLYSLVNFLFKYKNQLSKIDCSLVERFKIDLSKQRKIPQKHVEDFARLSAESEHYWEVAREKKNYGLFKPYLEKVVAMKKKEAKLIDSKRNAYDVLLQDYEEGTTIAQIDPVFDQFKKELIEIINKIKSSKKYKQQKNKFAKLKFSVDKQKEAVADVISYIVDCPDRFFDYKSVHPFTTRMSYNDVRQTTAYRKSDPLFSFTSTAHESGHALYELGMGANLSGGSLCDAPSFGIHESQSRIWENQVMRGKPFWKFYWKKFAAKFPELKKLGFEEFLFQVNKVEPSFIRIEADEVTYAIHIIIRYEIEKDLFAGKIKVKYLPKEWNKRYKQYLGITPRNDSEGVLQDVHWSSGFLGYFPTYLIGTMYSAMLFNQIKKEIPDIEKQFSKGKFDGFRNWLREKIHKHGRTMSTPEIIKKATGRELTHVDLINYFKEKYYPIYGIKE; this is encoded by the coding sequence ATGAAATTAAAAGCTAAAACAAAAACTAAATTAGTTTCTAAACAAATTCTTGTTACGAAAATTAAAGAACTCAAAGAAAAAGATAAAGAGTTAAAACTTTTGCTTGGTGTTTCTGCATTACTTCATTGGGATCGCGCAACACAAATGCCAGTTTCTGCAGTTGAAGAACGAGGAGATCAATTAGCTTATTTAGGTGTGCTTGCACATTCAAAAGCTACGGATTCAAAGTTATATTCGCTTGTTAATTTTTTGTTTAAATATAAGAATCAACTCTCTAAAATTGATTGTTCCTTAGTTGAAAGATTTAAAATTGATTTATCAAAACAACGTAAAATTCCTCAAAAACATGTTGAAGATTTTGCAAGATTATCTGCGGAATCAGAACATTATTGGGAAGTTGCACGAGAAAAAAAGAATTATGGTTTGTTTAAGCCATATTTAGAAAAAGTTGTTGCTATGAAGAAAAAAGAAGCAAAACTAATTGATTCAAAAAGAAATGCGTATGATGTATTGTTGCAAGATTATGAAGAGGGAACAACAATTGCTCAAATAGATCCTGTATTTGATCAGTTTAAGAAAGAATTAATTGAAATAATCAATAAAATTAAATCATCTAAAAAGTATAAACAACAAAAAAATAAATTTGCAAAACTTAAATTTTCAGTAGACAAACAAAAAGAAGCAGTTGCGGATGTTATTAGCTACATTGTTGATTGTCCTGATAGATTTTTTGATTATAAATCTGTACACCCATTTACTACTAGGATGTCTTATAATGATGTGCGTCAAACAACTGCGTATAGAAAAAGTGATCCTTTGTTTTCATTTACGTCAACTGCACATGAATCGGGACATGCTTTGTATGAACTCGGAATGGGTGCAAATCTTTCCGGAGGCTCATTATGTGATGCACCATCATTTGGTATTCATGAATCTCAATCAAGAATTTGGGAAAATCAAGTAATGAGGGGAAAACCTTTTTGGAAATTTTATTGGAAAAAATTTGCGGCTAAATTTCCTGAGTTAAAAAAATTAGGATTTGAAGAATTTTTGTTTCAAGTAAATAAAGTTGAACCTTCATTTATTAGAATTGAAGCAGATGAAGTAACTTATGCAATCCATATTATTATAAGATATGAGATTGAAAAAGACTTATTTGCTGGAAAAATTAAAGTAAAATATTTACCAAAAGAGTGGAATAAAAGATATAAACAATATTTAGGAATTACTCCTCGTAATGATTCAGAAGGAGTATTGCAAGATGTTCATTGGAGTAGTGGATTTTTAGGATATTTTCCAACTTATTTAATTGGAACGATGTATTCTGCCATGTTATTTAATCAAATCAAAAAAGAAATTCCTGATATTGAAAAACAATTTTCTAAAGGAAAATTTGATGGATTTAGAAATTGGTTGCGAGAAAAAATTCATAAACATGGGCGCACGATGAGCACGCCTGAAATAATTAAAAAAGCAACTGGTCGTGAATTAACTCATGTTGATTTAATTAATTATTTTAAAGAGAAATATTATCCAATTTATGGGATTAAAGAATAA
- a CDS encoding GTP-binding protein — protein MPMPHHVQKKLIQERIKDKFGNQRTKELKKALSELPNYSSGPYADLRNWVKQLIEGTKIRSKVRHRDWLGIKREGEAQIMLVGPPNIGKSSLIKHLTDKQIKIANYAFTTLKPIPSTLIYDGIEIQLVEIPGLIKGASEDRGGGKRLLGVIREADGLVLMCDLSRSVRELTEILFELTKSNIDKPLLIVGNKADLPGSKKNYEKLVREGYKVLPVSVKLNKNLDVLKEKLWDLTGLMRVYTENNELPLAIESGAMIKDLATKVHKDFLENFICAVVVGGSVKFDHQQVGLDHELFEGDRIKFVLRK, from the coding sequence ATGCCGATGCCGCATCATGTTCAAAAAAAATTAATTCAAGAAAGAATAAAAGATAAATTTGGAAATCAAAGAACAAAAGAATTGAAAAAAGCATTATCTGAACTCCCTAATTATTCGAGTGGACCTTATGCAGATCTAAGAAATTGGGTTAAGCAGTTAATTGAAGGAACAAAGATTCGAAGTAAGGTGAGACATCGAGATTGGTTAGGTATTAAGCGAGAAGGTGAAGCGCAAATAATGCTTGTTGGACCTCCCAATATTGGGAAAAGTTCATTGATTAAACACTTGACTGACAAACAAATCAAAATAGCAAATTATGCATTCACAACATTAAAACCGATACCTTCGACATTAATTTACGATGGAATAGAGATTCAATTAGTTGAAATACCTGGTTTGATTAAAGGTGCGAGTGAAGATCGCGGAGGAGGGAAGAGACTCCTTGGAGTGATACGTGAAGCAGATGGACTTGTGCTAATGTGTGATTTGTCAAGATCTGTTAGAGAATTAACTGAGATTTTGTTTGAATTAACTAAATCTAATATTGATAAACCATTGTTGATTGTAGGGAATAAAGCAGATTTGCCAGGATCGAAGAAAAATTATGAAAAATTAGTTCGTGAAGGCTATAAAGTACTACCCGTATCGGTTAAGCTTAATAAAAATTTAGATGTATTGAAAGAAAAGTTGTGGGACTTGACTGGACTTATGAGGGTTTATACTGAAAATAATGAACTTCCTTTGGCAATTGAATCTGGTGCTATGATTAAAGACCTTGCAACAAAAGTGCATAAAGATTTTTTAGAAAATTTTATTTGTGCTGTTGTTGTTGGGGGTAGTGTCAAATTTGATCATCAACAAGTGGGTCTTGACCATGAACTTTTTGAGGGTGATCGAATTAAATTTGTGTTAAGAAAATGA